Proteins from a genomic interval of Drosophila melanogaster chromosome 2R:
- the CG44388 gene encoding uncharacterized protein: MKLSVLISTILGLALGMAFPQARVPPYLGK; the protein is encoded by the coding sequence ATGAAGCTATCAGTTCTGATCTCAACAATCTTAGGACTTGCCCTCGGAATGGCCTTTCCTCAAGCAAGGGTTCCTCCATATTTGGGAAAGTAG
- the CG10950 gene encoding uncharacterized protein, protein MNAEFTKELVIDAVNMLSSGNISLANEYLAAFQKSNDTWIIAEEILSYRPPHDMHILTFAAMSLAKKIKTSFYSLQKFQLMSLKNSLIDHLKYAAMMRDSNSLIVQLAVGISALGLMFSQWDYELQDFVRKLSENPQYVMALLEVLKVIPEETRPSNLPVEAKKLNSVIDTLEQQSPYILDVLEGLLQRPDLPDDALPKCLAVCASWTKFSMLSPDQVLQRKLFIMAEFILATPLVNGHLEAAELFVALLEQSLIRKELNSCLANSVICLKPAFKRSMGERSLLQNYCNIFVNLFQTHFRLTQTNPERLNERLVTIELLLLVAEESPLEVIEASLGMWSSISEEVYLHDDPEMYSVYQPYFVRLLDLLLPRAALPANYEFMMPPGSADMQRFRELIGEVLLDMAHMIDDDTVEKLCSIVVDEQSPWMEVEASVFFLRHLIGNFKEHQTDIISCILKTFFQKDCQQPFIRLQVLELISIPEIVSVETIWDCLVNELRRADPMLSAIDCRLNLLMPHWNYLVTLAIMVDEFCLKESERCELLCSICTLIRELPAACVQEAKTSILNIRWIKCPAHIEENRHRVLMNSF, encoded by the coding sequence ATGAATGCAGAATTTACAAAAGAACTTGTCATAGATGCGGTTAATATGTTGAGCTCGGGCAACATTTCATTGGCCAACGAATACTTGGCCGCCTTTCAGAAATCGAATGACACCTGGATTATAGCTGAGGAAATATTATCCTACAGGCCACCGCACGATATGCACATCCTGACCTTTGCGGCAATGAGCTTGGCTAAGAAAATAAAGACATCATTTTATTCGCTACAAAAGTTCCAGCTTATGTCTCTAAAGAATTCCTTGATCGATCACCTTAAATATGCGGCTATGATGAGGGATTCCAACTCATTGATTGtgcagttggcagttggcaTATCAGCTCTAGGGCTAATGTTTTCACAGTGGGACTACGAGCTACAAGACTTTGTGAGAAAGCTATCTGAAAACCCCCAATACGTGATGGCACTTTTGGAGGTCCTAAAGGTTATTCCTGAGGAGACTCGTCCATCGAATCTTCCGGTAGAAGCGAAGAAATTGAATTCTGTGATCGACACACTTGAACAGCAATCTCCGTATATCTTAGATGTGCTGGAAGGACTTCTACAGCGACCGGATTTACCAGACGATGCCTTGCCGAAATGTCTGGCTGTTTGCGCGTCATGGACCAAATTTAGTATGCTTTCACCCGACCAAGTTCTGCAACGCAAACTGTTCATAATGGCTGAATTTATTCTGGCTACCCCGTTGGTTAACGGTCATTTAGAGGCGGCGGAACTTTTTGTAGCTTTGCTTGAACAATCCCTGATCAGAAAAGAACTGAATAGCTGTTTGGCCAATTCGGTCATCTGTTTGAAACCGGCATTCAAACGATCTATGGGCGAACGCTCACTGCTGCAAAACTACTGCAACATATTTGTAAATCTTTTTCAAACACACTTCCGGCTAACTCAAACGAATCCTGAACGACTCAACGAACGACTAGTAACCATCGAGCTATTGTTACTTGTAGCCGAGGAGTCCCCATTAGAGGTAATAGAAGCCTCTTTGGGTATGTGGTCGTCGATTTCAGAAGAAGTGTATCTCCACGACGATCCGGAAATGTATTCTGTGTATCAACCGTACTTCGTGCGGCTCCTAGATCTACTGTTGCCACGTGCTGCCTTGCCAGCCAATTATGAATTTATGATGCCACCAGGGTCGGCAGACATGCAGCGTTTTCGAGAACTCATAGGCGAGGTCCTGTTGGATATGGCCCATATGATAGATGATGATACCGTTGAGAAATTGTGCAGTATCGTGGTAGATGAGCAGAGCCCTTGGATGGAAGTGGAAGCTAGCGTTTTCTTTCTGCGACACCTGATAGGAAACTTTAAGGAGCATCAGACCGATATAATCTCATGCATTTTAAAGACATTTTTCCAAAAGGATTGCCAGCAGCCTTTTATACGCCTGCAGGTCCTTGAGCTAATCTCAATCCCGGAAATCGTGAGTGTCGAAACCATCTGGGATTGTCTGGTCAACGAACTGCGCCGCGCGGACCCAATGCTGTCGGCTATCGACTGTCGCCTGAATCTTCTAATGCCCCACTGGAATTACCTAGTTACGCTGGCCATCATGGTGGACGAGTTCTGTTTAAAGGAGAGCGAGCGCTGTGAGCTTTTGTGCAGCATCTGTACTTTGATCAGGGAACTACCTGCGGCGTGTGTCCAAGAAGCAAAGACGTCAATACTCAATATAAGGTGGATCAAGTGTCCTGCCCATATTGAGGAAAATCGTCACAGGGTGCTAATGAATAgtttttaa